The following proteins are co-located in the Theropithecus gelada isolate Dixy chromosome 19, Tgel_1.0, whole genome shotgun sequence genome:
- the MRPL34 gene encoding 39S ribosomal protein L34, mitochondrial isoform X2: MALLAGSLLGPTSRSAALLGGRWLQPRAWLGFPDAWGLPTPQQARGKTRGNEYQPSNIKRKNKHGWVRRLSTPAGVQVILRRMLKGRKSLSH; the protein is encoded by the exons ATGGCTCTCTTGGCTGGATCCCTGTTGGGCCCCACGAGTAGGTCGGCAGCGTTGCTGGGTGGCAG GTGGCTCCAGCCCCGGGCCTGGCTGGGGTTCCCGGACGCCTGGGGCCTCCCTACCCCACAGCAGGCCCGGGGCAAGACTCGCGGAAACGAGTATCAGCCGAGCAACATCAAACGGAAGAACAAGCACGGCTGGGTCCGGCGCCTGAGCACGCCGGCCGGCGTCCAGGTCATCCTTCGCCGAATGCTCAAGGGCCGCAAGTCGCTGAGCCATTGA
- the ABHD8 gene encoding protein ABHD8 — protein MLTGVTDGIFCCLLGTPPNAVGPLESVESSDGYTFVEVKPGRVLRVKHAGPAPAAAAPPPLSASSDAAQGDLSGLVRCQRRITVYRNGRLLVENLGRAPRADLLHGQNGSGEPPAALEVELADPAGSDGRSAPGSGSGSGSGSGGRRRRARRPKRTIHIDCEKRITSCKGAQADVVLFFIHGVGGSLAIWKEQLDFFVRLGYEVVAPDLAGHGASSAPQVAAAYTFYALAEDMRAIFKRYAKKRNVLIGHSYGVSFCTFLAHEYPDLVHKVIMINGGGPTALEPSFCSIFNMPTCVLHCLSPCLAWSFLKAGFARQGAKEKQLLKEGNAFNVSSFVLRAMMSGQYWPEGDEVYHAELTVPVLLVHGMHDKFVPVEEDQRMAEILLLAFLKLIDEGSHMVMLECPETVNTLLHEFLLWEPEPSPKALPEPLPAPPEDKK, from the exons ATGCTGACCGGGGTGACCGACGGTATCTTCTGTTGCCTGCTGGGCACGCCCCCCAACGCCGTGGGGCCATTGGAGAGCGTCGAGTCCAGCGATGGCTACACCTTTGTAGAGGTCAAGCCCGGCCGCGTGCTGCGAGTGAAGCATGCAGGACCCGCCCCGGCCGCTGCCGCACCTCCGCCATTATCCGCATCCTCGGATGCAGCCCAGGGGGACCTTTCTGGCTTGGTCCGCTGTCAGCGCCGGATCACCGTGTACCGCAATGGGCGGTTGCTGGTGGAAAACCTGGGCCGAGCCCCTCGAGCCGACCTCCTGCACGGGCAGAATGGCTCTGGGGAGCCGCCGGccgccctggaggtggagctggccGATCCAGCGGGCAGCGATGGCCGCTCGGCCCCCGGCAgcggcagcggcagcggcagTGGCAgtggcgggcggcggcggcgagcCCGGCGCCCCAAGAGGACCATCCATATTGACTGTGAGAAGCGCATCACTAGCTGCAAAGGCGCCCAGGCCGACGTGGTGCTGTTTTTCATCCATGGTGTCGGCGGTTCCCTGGCCATCTGGAAGGAGCAACTGGACTTCTTTGTGCGCCTAGGCTATGAGGTGGTGGCTCCTGACCTGGCGGGCCACGGGGCCAGCTCTGCGCCCCAGGTGGCCGCAGCCTACACCTTCTATGCGCTGGCTGAGGACATGCGAGCGATCTTCAAGCGCTATGCCAAGAAGCGAAACGTGCTCATCGGCCATTCCTACGG TGTCTCTTTCTGCACATTCCTGGCACATGAGTACCCAGACCTAGTGCACAAGGTCATCATGATCAATGGCGGGGGCCCTACGGCGCTGGAGCCCAGCTTCTGCTCAATCTTCAACATGCCCACCTGCGTCCTGCACTGTTTGTCGCCCTGCCTGGCCTGGAGCTTTCTCAA GGCCGGCTTCGCCCGCCAAGGAGCCAAGGAGAAGCAGCTGTTAAAGGAGGGCAACGCTTTCAACGTGTCATCCTTCGTGCTCCGGGCCATGATGAGCGGCCAGTACTGGCCAGAGGGCGACGAGGTCTACCACGCCGAGCTCACCGTGCCAGTCCTGCTTGTCCACGGCATGCACGATAAGTTTGTGCCCGTAGAGGAAGACCAGCGGATGGCCGAG ATCCTGCTCCTGGCATTCCTGAAGCTCATCGACGAGGGCAGCCACATGGTGATGCTGGAATGCCCCGAGACAGTCAACACGCTGCTCCACGAATTCCTGCTCTGGGAGCCCGAGCCCTCGCCCAAGGCTCTGCCCGAGCCACTACCGGCGCCTCCAGAAGATAAGAAGTAA
- the MRPL34 gene encoding 39S ribosomal protein L34, mitochondrial isoform X1, with product MGPTACLPPTPGWAPLRVGRFWAPESPAAGPAGPTEDMALLAGSLLGPTSRSAALLGGRWLQPRAWLGFPDAWGLPTPQQARGKTRGNEYQPSNIKRKNKHGWVRRLSTPAGVQVILRRMLKGRKSLSH from the exons ATGGGGCCAACTGCctgcctgccccccacccccggtTGGGCGCCGCTAAG GGTTGGGCGCTTCTGGGCTCCGGAATCGCCGGCGGCCGGGCCTGCCGGACCCACTGAGGATATGGCTCTCTTGGCTGGATCCCTGTTGGGCCCCACGAGTAGGTCGGCAGCGTTGCTGGGTGGCAG GTGGCTCCAGCCCCGGGCCTGGCTGGGGTTCCCGGACGCCTGGGGCCTCCCTACCCCACAGCAGGCCCGGGGCAAGACTCGCGGAAACGAGTATCAGCCGAGCAACATCAAACGGAAGAACAAGCACGGCTGGGTCCGGCGCCTGAGCACGCCGGCCGGCGTCCAGGTCATCCTTCGCCGAATGCTCAAGGGCCGCAAGTCGCTGAGCCATTGA